A genome region from Anopheles stephensi strain Indian chromosome 2, UCI_ANSTEP_V1.0, whole genome shotgun sequence includes the following:
- the LOC118505919 gene encoding patronin isoform X21, with protein sequence MENQQQQQQPPSTRSAYDMETQESRFAKQRSSVRWLLSKAYNNRVPEILKDPFYRDHEGQDHLKPQIVVGLGNASIYCQVLSNIYSDPNYQSLNHWSILQTLSRKGVPINESSDQPLTETVLIQTNPLRINAHMTVIEALMVLYAKEVASSGRISSALERISGRSVAPTVQHHEAALLNWISHVCGALKKRIDYELTTNGGSGTVDEYGQRHQSPDVPPVRDFRELCDGVCLAYLISFYCPKLVPWHSVKFNHVPTIEDSIHNILIVSNFSERSLPYTVFHMSPEDITYMRGSMKQNLVVLLADLFNLFEIHPAKCVCYPGMEQQSPDAAGAGATNEHGIAHRRGFANQPTIAAIPDLRPGLDSPPSSSGGSGTSSAGGGNGGIGCSSTGGNGAINRPPFQVNRSPSASTLRKHISTREIPEQHQPHQLYQQQQSPYQQPDPDEGFVVHRSKGVPTLSSMQEPLVPARIRQAKEKTNNDSKAEERGDSIPAGRPSNWEESRKTSFSGRRSRRNSFSDDSQLTIENFGGSQDQLNTVGRFERERKISNTSLTSIEPVVPARSSLADARGSIQFGYDTDSGNEKQDRDTEKLPGSSGGTLRRHNSTTLHSNSSPMSHSGESGSNAGRGASSSVERDIVDGDGTPPIVGSSVAGMTMASAAAAAAAAAEVELTPRRKTSFATLPNTTTWQQQAISVQKMDDVDDTQPLEDATKISTIKLKLEEKRRLIEQEKRRIETAWTKQLQTVGKQAFLQAISKSKSGSNVAGEPDESIAKDPNDGATVVDDEIVVEKAERPCSLKDLDDHSKYEQKWNAQIIEPKKTPDLENMDLEQYQQSISKMNSNLHDIQADIQRLTQQQNQIQAQTLQAQQLLHAQQIANLLNQQYGSQQSIPANTYRQMNTQMFGSSPHLPQQQSSPINYGMRPPSRDPYLPQQHQQQPQQQQQQHTMQYINEQGQYVQQQVNYGHHSSNNNSHLVYSREQSQTQLISDHNGGNPYRTMGKDNHQYSSNPYLNMDHHQQQQQQHQQQQQQQQFYHQDSNHYRDPYQQHQPELKDPQPQQPHGGQFFLHENNSTPPQPTQRRTWAQSAAASGVPLGGSPIGRNDSINNSMVDVNAWNHGPKANTIIGGGYNKSPAPSGGFSLHHNGGDGDSGYGGGSGRGGSGGSGGSQQSFQNLFEVHHPHHNLGGGQTAASPQHSKVRNQISQMMISNGNSPSTGAGSPMMMGGGGDYRDNRSMPLSPPIDDMAPQSISFIGDEDTGDIEINTSKSGGRNDSFGLRQQQQHQQQQQLDALYGSSKGPGGMRNNAGGNVQDLDKHLSKLNITSGNRTYRIPSPTRPSLNSNSFHDPQEDVNEKGFYISFDNEQPKRPKPPLRTKRSPKKDKSLASDSSEGEKRRDSMIEKTSSRETNANNNNFGTYSVKTAASFSSSFNEEHNASHARKSIIADNSGVSPFEPVVVHKVNVGGSAAAPPSPMMMMMHQQQQMNMDHGGDRRYTLEDNSISGNGHYSSHNNSSDGYGSETERKAKIVIDVSNDQTSVDEMERKKEKIMLLSLQRRQQAEEAKARKEIEAMQRREKEREKEEERARKKEEQFARRQAILEAHKLKKAIEEAEREGKTIDRELQLKHQMYQQQLHQTAHSTTPTPAAKLRTQKLTRPRPKTIHVESGSVDLSEASSLSSRGKKGSNSNLTGLGMHSASNTIRRDYYRGSQDSLAIRESPDEYPSSSSTPIGRRGSYKTGRGW encoded by the exons GCCAAACAGAGGTCATCAGTGAGATGGCTGCTCTCGAAAGCGTACAACAATCGTGTGCCAGAGATACTGAAGGATCCGTTCTACCGCGATCACGAGGGTCAGGATCACCTGAAGCCGCAGATCGTGGTCGGGCTCGGCAATGCGTCGATCTACTGTCAGGTGTTGAGCAACATCTACTCGGATCCGAACTACCAGAGCCTGAACCACTGGTCGATTCTGCAAACGCTGTCCCGCAAGGGTGTCCCAATAAACGAGTCGTCCGATCAGCCCCTCACCGAGACGGTACTCATACAGACGAATCCTCTTAGAATT AATGCACATATGACTGTGATAGAAGCGCTGATGGTGTTATACGCTAAAGAGGTGGCTTCCAGTGGAAGAATTTCCAGTGCTTTAGAGAG AATATCTGGCCGTAGTGTAGCGCCAACGGTTCAGCATCATGAAGCTGCCTTACTGAATTGGATTTCGCACGTCTGCGGTGCGCTGAAGAAACGCATCGACTACGAACTGACGACTAACGGTGGCAGCGGAACAGTGGACGAATAC GGTCAACGGCACCAAAGCCCGGACGTTCCACCTGTGCGAGACTTTCGTGAACTGTGCGACGGTGTTTGCCTGGCTTATCTAATCTCGTTTTACTGTCCCAAACTAGTTCCTTGGCATAGCGTTAAATTCAACCACGTACCAACTATTGAG GATTCCATTCACAATATTCTGATAGTTAGTAACTTTTCCGAGCGAAGTTTGCCATACACCGTGTTTCACATGTCTCCCGAAGACATAACCTACATGCGAGG ATCAATGAAACAGAATCTGGTAGTGCTGTTGGCGGACTTGTTCAACCTTTTCGAAATCCATCCGGCCAAATGTGTCTGCTATCCGGGCATGGAACAGCAGTCACCAG ACGCAGCTGGAGCCGGCGCAACTAATGAACACGGCATTGCCCATCGGCGAGGTTTCGCGAACCAACCGACGATCGCGGCCATTCCCGATTTGCGTCCCGGGCTCGATTCGCCACCGAGCAGCAGTGGCGGCAGCGGCACCAGCAGTGCTGGCGGTGGCAACGGCGGTATTGGCTGCAGCAGTACCGGCGGCAATGGTGCCATTAATCGGCCGCCGTTTCAAG TCAATCGGTCACCATCGGCCAGCACACTCAGGAAGCATATTTCAACCCGGGAAATACCAGAACAGCACCAACCACATCAGCTgtaccagcaacagcaatcaCCGTACCAGCAGCCGGATCCTGACGAAG GATTCGTTGTGCATCGAAGCAAAGGAGTGCCAACATTATCATCAATGCAGGAACCACTGGTACCGGCCAGAATTAGGCAGGCCAAGGAAAAGACAAACAATGACTCGAAGGCCGAGGAACGAG GTGATAGCATCCCGGCAGGGCGGCCGAGCAATTGGGAAGAGTCGCGCAAAACCAGCTTCTCAG GACGACGCTCACGGCGTAACTCGTTCAGCGATGATTCGCAGCTCACGATCGAAAACTTTGGCGGATCGCAGGATCAACTCAACACCGTCGGGCGCTTTGAGCGTGAGCGCAAAATCTCCAACACCAGCCTGACGTCCATAGAACCGGTCGTACCGGCCCGCTCCTCGTTGGCGGATGCGCGCGGCTCGATCCAGTTCGGGTACGACACCGATTCGGGCAACGAGAAGCAGGATCGTGACACGGAAAAGTTGCCCGGAAGTAGCGGTGGCACATTGCGCCGTCACAACAGTACCACGTTACATTCCAACAGCAGCCCGATGAGCCATTCCGGCGAGTCGGGTAGCAACGCGGGCCGAGGTGCCAGCAGTTCCGTCGAACGCGACATTGTCGATGGCGATGGTACGCCGCCGATAGTGGGTAGTAGTGTGGCGGGAATGACCATGGCTtccgctgcagcagcagcagcagcagctgccgaGGTTGAGCTTACACCGCGCCGAAAGACATCATTTGCAACGTTGCCAAACACCACCACCTGGCAGCAGCAAGCCATAAGCGTACAGAAAATGGACGATGTCG ACGACACACAACCGCTGGAGGATGCAACGAAGATCTCGACGATCAAGCTAAAGCTGGAAGAAAAGCGTCGTCTGATCGAGCAGGAAAAGCGTCGCATCGAAACGGCCTGGACGAAGCAGTTACAAACGGTTGGCAAACAGGCATTTTTACAAGCAATTAGCAAG AGCAAAAGTGGCAGCAATGTCGCGGGCGAGCCGGACGAATCCATCGCGAAAGATCCGAACGACGGGGCGACGGTAGTAGACGATGAGATTGTAGTTGAAAAGGCGGAACGACCATGTTCCCTCAAG GATTTGGATGACCACAGCAAGTATGAGCAGAAGTGGAATGCACAAATAATCGAACCGAAGAAGACTCCCGATCTGGAAAACATGGACCTGGAACAGTATCAA CAAAGCATTTCGAAAATGAACTCCAACTTGCACGATATTCAGGCGGACATACAGCGTCTCACGCAGCAGCAGAATCAAATTCAAGCCCAAACCCTGCAGGCACAGCAGCTACTGCATGCGCAGCAGATTGCCAATCTGCTCAATCAG CAATATGGATCGCAGCAAAGCATCCCGGCCAACACGTATCGTCAGATGAATACTCAAATGTTCGGCTCTAGTCCTCACCTGCCGCAGCAGCAGTCATCGCCGATCAATTACGGGATGCGTCCGCCCAGCCGCGATCCATACCTgccgcagcagcaccaacagcagccgcagcaacagcagcagcaacacacgaTGCAGTACATCAACGAGCAGGGACAGTACGTGCAGCAGCAGGTGAATTACGGTCACCATTcatccaacaacaacagccatcTAGTGTACAGTCGCGAACAAAGCCAAACGCAGCTGATCAGTGATCATAACGGTGGAAATCCGTACCGAACAATGGGCAAGGATAACCACCAGTACTCCTCGAACCCGTACTTGAACATGGATcaccatcagcaacagcagcagcagcaccagcagcagcagcaacagcaacagttcTATCATCAAGATTCGAACCACTATCGGGATCCgtaccagcagcatcaaccgGAGCTGAAGGATCCGCAACCCCAGCAACCACACGGAGGACAATTTTTCCTGCACGAAAATAACTCCACTCCGCCACAACCGACCCAACGCCGCACGTGGGCACAGTCGGCCGCGGCGTCCGGTGTACCGCTCGGCGGATCGCCGATCGGGCGTAACGACAGCATCAACAACAGTATGGTTGATGTGAACGCCTGGAACCATGGACCCAAGGCGAACACCATCATCGGCGGTGGGTACAACAAATCCCCAGCACCGAGCGGTGGATTCTCGCTCCACCACAACGGTGGCGATGGAGATAGTGGGTACGGTGGGGGCAGTGGTCGGGGTGGAAGCGGTGGCAGTGGCGGTAGTCAGCAGTCATTCCAAAATCTGTTCGAGGTGCATCATCCGCACCATAATCTTGGTGGCGGCCAAACGGCGGCCAGCCCACAGCATAGCAAGGTGCGCAACCAAATCTCGCAGATGATGATCAGCAACGGTAACAGTCCATCGACCGGAGCAGGCAGCCCAATGatgatgggtggtggtggagattATCGTGACAATCGCAGCATGCCACTGTCGCCACCGATCGACGATATGGCACCGCAAAGCATCTCCTTTATTGGCGATGAGGACACGGGTGACATTGAGATCAACACGTCGAAGAGTGGTGGACGTAATGATAGCTTTGGCTtacggcagcaacagcagcaccagcaacagcaacaactggACGCACTGTACGGTAGTAGCAAAGGGCCGGGCGGAATGCGGAACAATGCCGGTGGCAATGTACAGGATCTGGACAAGCATCTGAGCAAGCTGAACATAACGAGCGGTAACCGTACTTACAGAATACCGTCACCGACGAGACCGAGTCTCAACTCCAACAGTTTCCAT GACCCGCAAGAAGATGTGAACGAGAAAGGATTCTACATCTCGTTCGACAACGAGCAGCCGAAGAGGCCAAAGCCACCGTTGCGGACAAAGCGCTCACCAAAGAAGGACAAATCTCTTGCCAGCGATTCAAGCGAGGGCGAAAAACGACGGGACAGCATGATCGAAAAGACGTCGTCACGAG AAACCAatgccaacaacaacaactttgGAACGTACAGTGTCAAGACGGCGGCCAGTTTCTCGAGCAGCTTCAACGAGGAACACAACGCGTCGCACGCGCGGAAGAGCATCATCGCCGATAATAGTGGCGTGTCGCCGTTCGagccggtggtggtgcacaAGGTGAATGTGGGGGGCAGTGCGGCCGCCCCACCGtccccgatgatgatgatgatgcaccagcagcagcagatgaacATGGACCATGGGGGTGACCGGCGGTACACGCTGGAGGACAACTCGATCAGCGGCAACGGGCACTACAGcagccacaacaacagcagcgatGGATACGGCAGCGAGACGGAGCGTAAGGCGAAGATCGTCATCGATGTGTCCAACGATCAG ACCTCCGTAGATGAGATGGAGCggaaaaaggagaaaattaTGCTTCTGTCGCTGCAGCGGCGGCAGCAAGCGGAGGAAGCGAAAGCCCGCAAGGAGATCGAAGCGATGCAACGTCGTGAGAAGGAGCGGGAAAAGGAGGAGGAAAGGGCCCGCAAAAAGGAGGAACAGTTTGCCCGCCGTCAGGCGATCCTTGAAGCACACAAGCTCAAGAAAGCCATCGAGGAAGCGGAGAGAGAA GGAAAGACAATCGATCGTGAGCTGCAGCTGAAGCATCAGATgtatcagcagcagcttcatcaAACGGCCCACTCGACCACACCGACGCCCGCGGCCAAGCTGCGCACGCAGAAGCTGACCCGTCCCCGACCGAAAACGATTCACGTCGAGTCCGGCTCGGTTGATCTGAGCGAAGCGTCCAGTTTGAGCAGTCGGGGCAAGAAGGGTTCCAACTCGAATTTGACCG GTCTCGGTATGCATAGTGCCTCGAACACGATACGTCGAGACTACTACCGGGGATCGCAGGATTCACTAGCAATCAGAG